The Candidatus Nitrospira nitrosa genomic sequence GTCATTACTTCTAATGTTCTGTACTACCCTCTGCCGCGAGGAACTGACATCCTATAACGTGCAAATCCTAACGCTACTAAGCCCGCGCCAAGTAAGAGGACCGTACTGGGTTCAGGAACAGTTGGCGTCGTCCCAGGTGTCCCTGCCTCCGCCCGAAAGTTTGAGATGAACACTGCACTATCAAGGATATGATCATTGACATCGCCAACTTGAAAATTGAGAGTATGTGAACCTGCGGATAGTTGATTGAACGTAAAGGTCTGAAGCTTTACGAGACCGTGTGGGTCGCCAAATGCTGTGTTCGTATCAGACGTGGTGAGTGCACTGGCAAAGCTCACCCCGACCTGCACTGGATTGTTGGCGGCATCAAATACAATTTGGTTTGCCGAAGCTGAGCCATTCAGAAATGCCAAGAATGCATCAGTAAAATCGCTCGTAAATTCGGGGTGTTCGATTGAGCCAAAGATAAAATCAAAACCGACCTGACTGGGGGCACTCAAGGTAAATGCCACTGTCATGGAAGCGACATCATTCGAGTCTGAAAAATTCTCAATATTACCGGCCCCGTAGGCATCAAACGCTGCCGTGCCAGGTTGGCCTGTATTTGTGCTCGGAGTGCTACCTGGCCCCTGTAATCCATTATTAAACCCTGGTGTCGTTTGCACAACCTGGCCGGTTGAAAGCACGACCCCATCACCAATCGTGACCGGTGGGCTAGTAAACCCTGTATATGTTCCAAATTGGCTCGATGCACCGTTGTTAATCGTAACACTATTAATGGTTAGTAGCCCCCCTCCTCCCAATGCGGCCCCCAAAGCCGAGGTATTAGTCGTTGGAGCAATTGTCAGCGCAAACGCCCAAGTGCTCCACAACATTCCAATACCCAAGAGCAAAGCAAACAGCGTACTCCGCAAATGCATCATCTGCCTCCATCTTCCACCAAGCACTGAGCTTGATATCTAAATTGTTTTACTTTTTAGCACCTAACTACTAGCCAAGCAGTATTCATACCATAAAATAGATTCTCAGATTACCCATAAAATAAATACGTATTATTTAACAGAGCTAAGCACTTGTAAAATGTCTTTACACTTACAAGCAACCCGACTCACTTTTACCAAGCTAACTATTCAATTATTCATAGAAAGCGATTGCTCGTACAATTGTAAATATTTTATACACGTGTTAATTCAAATTGCGGTTGGATTTTGGCTCTACAAGGTGAATCTTATTGGATTCTGAATCCAATAAGATTCAGTGCGGAGCGTGAGCCCCCCTGTAGGGCTCCCCTGAAACCACACGATCTCGATTATTTTTGGGGCGCGGCATTGGATTGGGCTTCGATACCCCAGCGCCTGATATGGACGTTCCTAGTTGTACCAGTGCATCCACGCTTGCATGACGCGTCGAGCATCAACCGTCTGGAACGTGTGTTGCTAGACACGCTCTTTTTTGAGGCTACGAAAGAAGCGGTCGATGATCCCGTTCTACTCCGGCGTGGGCTGTGTGATGAACTCCTGCTGCAACCGATAGTCCCGACAGGCGTGAGTCTCTGGCTGTTGCTGCTCCAGCCGCCAGCAGTGCAGTAGATGGTCGGCAACACCCAAGTCTCAGGCTACCTGGGCAATAGGCTGTGCCGAGTTGCATATGAATTGCACGGCTTCTGCTTTAAACCCTTCCGTGTACCGTCGTCTGGTCCTGGTGCTCATGCGGTCCTCCGATTGCATCATTCTCATCTTTGGTGGGGTGTCTGTACAATCGGGGCCAGCTCAACTTGCATACTGTAAAATTAATTTACAGATACAGGTTCTGCTCATGAGGCTTCCGCAGTATTACCCGGTCGGATTCCTGCTTTGGTTTTTAGCGTCCGCCGCAGCTCCACCATCGCCAGCGTGTCTCGTGCGCAATACCGTAGCAAGGCTTCTCGGATGGTCTCCCGTTCCACCCAATCGGTTTCGACGAAGACCATACGATAATACTCAGCCGCTGCATGCCCGCCTTCTTGAATCGCCAGATCACCATACCCAAGCGACGGCACCACCGCCGGCAATACTGATTTGATCGAGTACGATCCGTTAAAGGCGGGATGGTAATAATGCTCTTTGATCACGGGCAGCAGATCCCACAGCCGTTTCCCAATCTCTCGAAAGGCGGATCTAAATTCAGGAAACATGTCCGCCAGTTGGCGAATGAGCCCTGCTTCGTATGCGGAGTACACCAAGATACTGCCGGACTCGCCGAGGGACTCGATCAATGCCTCAGCCCAACGCCTGCGTGGCTCAGACGCCTCGTTGTGGAGAAACTCCTGATGCACGACCTCACCGGATTCAAGTTCAATGTGATTAGACCATTGCACCGGAAGGGCCTGATAGGGCCTGGTGGAGGGAAACCGTGGGACGGCCAACATCACTGTTTCCGCATCGAGATGGTGGATGGGGTACCGGAGAGAATGAAGGAGTGAACCCAATTCCGATGAAACCCATTCTACGTTGTTCTTGACCTTCTGCTGTGCATCCGACAGTCGGACTCCCTCCGGAATCTCGTCGATCGTCGTAACCCCCTGCCGGACCAGCTGACTGACCATCTCTTTCTTCCCCGGCAAGTGATAGATCCAGCGTGGCGGCTTGTCCTTGGTACAATGGGCCCAGAAGGGACATTCATAGGGACTGTGGCAATGCTGATCCGGCTCGATCGGTGGAGCTTGTACCCCCAACAACATGGACTTCATGGCAGCCAATCGTTCCAGCACTAACATTCGTCTGGCCGTCAGTGCTTCTGAAACATGTTCGACTGAAAAGAGTGCCCGTAGATCAACCACACCCCCATCGTAGCGGTAGCCTGTATTGATGTGCATCAGGCAGGTCGCTTCCAGGTTTACTCCGGAACCTTGGACGATAAAGCTCTGGATCGCCAAATCATCGAGATGGATATCTTTCACTCTTGTCGAGGACTTCACTTCGATCAAACGCCAGGAAGGGGATTCCCCCGAACCAGTCTGGACACGCTCCAAAATATCGACACGGACAAGCACCCCGTCGTGCTCAAACGCTCCCTCGAAGATGGAGGGAACCGTGGGATCTTGAAGCAACCCTGCCGTCTCCACGACCGCCGCCTCTCGCTGACGAAAGCCGGCCTTCACTAGGACACCGCCGGGGAAACGCTGCTGCGCAAGAACCCCGATCTCGGTGCCCATACCCAAAATCGCCCGCGTCGATGCATCCGGCGGTGTTGCCAGAGCAGGCTGGTGAATTTCCAGATAGAGTCGTTTGTGACATTGCAGTCCGGAGAGAAACTTGGATTTTGAAAGCCGGGGCGGTACGGCGGTAGGAAAGAGCTCGTTAGGAGTTTCCACTCTCAGTTTCCTATGTGTGGTGTGATCGCTGAATTCTCACATGGTCAACGAAGAATCTCTGCTAGGATAGCGCCCCATGGGCAACGGTGTCACCCAAATCAGACGGTCCGTGATGGTTCTTGCACTCCCCGTCACCGTCACCACGCTCTTACAGCGGGCTGAAGGCATTGTCGCCGTCTTTTTGGTCGGCGGATTGGGCGCCACGTCAATTGCCGCCGTGGGGCTCGGCCAACTGTTGGCCTTTGTGGCTGCAACACTGATGTCGGGAGTGTCCGTCGGGACAAACGTCGTCGTGGCCCAGCTCTGGGGCGCAAGGCGGCGGCACGATGCCGGAGAGGCCGCTCGACATTTCCTCTGGCTGGCGATCGGCGCGTCACTCGTCTTGGCTGGAATCGGCATGGCCGGTAATCGGTTTGTGATGGAAGCGTTAGGCGCAGAACAGTCGGTTATTGAGCTGGCCCTTCCCTATTCCACTCTCATCTTCCTCGTCTTTCCTTGTACGGTCCTCATTCAAGTGTTGGCGTCCGTGCTTCAGGCTTCTGGCGATACCAAAACACCCATGTACGGGTTGATCGGGGTCAACCTCCTACACGTCGTCCTGGCCTACCCGCTCATCTATGGACTGGGAGGATTTCCGGCACTCGGTCTCAAGGGCGCTGCGATTGCTGCCGGTGTGGCCGAAGCAGCTGGAGGCCTCTATCTCCTGCTCCGCTGCCGTCCGATCTTTAAAGAGTCCTCCACCTTGCGTCTCGACCTGATTCGATCGATCTGGAACGTCGGGGCATCAGTTTCCGGCGAGCGGATCGTTCAGCAGGCCGGCATTTTCGTCTATACCAAACTGGTACTGCTCTACGGCACCGTGGCCTATGCTGCGCACCAGGTCGGCTTATCCATCGAATCGTTATCATTCCTGCCCGGTTATGGGTTGGCCATCGCCGCCGCCACGATGGTGGGGCAGAGTATCGGAGCGGGCAAGTATACAAGGGCGAAGTTGGAGAATTGGGAGGCGAACCGGATAGCCATTGCCATCATGACCTGCATGGGGTTCATCTTTTTCTTTTTCCCCTACGCCTTGCTCCATGCCTTTACCACCGATGAGGCTGTAATCGAACTGGGAATCATGTTTCTCAAGATCGTCGCCTTATTACAGATTCCCCTGGCCCTGACCATGGTGCTCGCCGGATCGTTGCGCGGCGCCGGCGACACACGCTTCATCATGGGCGCCACGATGATCGGCATGTGGGGCGTGCGCGTGCCGTTGGCCCTCATCGCCGCTCTCTGGATGCGGCAATCCGTCTTGTTGATCTGGGCGGCGATGATCGCCGACTGGACCATACGGATGGGGCTGCTCCTCTGGCGGTATCAGTCCGAACGGTGGAGACAGATACAAGTGATTCGATAAGATGAAGATCAGGATCGAATTGAACAGCTGCAGCTCAAAGCCCCATCTCCATTCCAATCACGAGCCTATCGTTCCGATCAAATTGTCCAAACAAGCCTTTGCGATCGCCGTAAAATAGATCAAACCCTGTCCAAATTTTTAAATTATCCCGCAACTCATAACTGACTTTCGGTCGGACAAGTCCATCTCCTTGGTTTACGCTTTGCAACCAGATCACTTCAGTTTCTAACGTTTCATTCAAAAAATGTCGTCTCAGTAATACGGTGGTCATGGTATCTAATGGGTCTCGTACCATCCCCTCGCCTGGATGGAGCAACCAACTTTGAAAGAGCTGGACGCTCAGCATCGTATCTTCGATGCCTGACCAATCCAGCCCGAAGACATAGGCAATCTCACCGCTCTTGATCACACCATCACCGTCCCGTCGATTCGTGGTCAACACGAATTGATCGGTATTATAAATGGCTTCGCCCCGTACGGTCAGATTGCCAAACGCATTACTAAAGGACCCT encodes the following:
- a CDS encoding MATE family efflux transporter yields the protein MGNGVTQIRRSVMVLALPVTVTTLLQRAEGIVAVFLVGGLGATSIAAVGLGQLLAFVAATLMSGVSVGTNVVVAQLWGARRRHDAGEAARHFLWLAIGASLVLAGIGMAGNRFVMEALGAEQSVIELALPYSTLIFLVFPCTVLIQVLASVLQASGDTKTPMYGLIGVNLLHVVLAYPLIYGLGGFPALGLKGAAIAAGVAEAAGGLYLLLRCRPIFKESSTLRLDLIRSIWNVGASVSGERIVQQAGIFVYTKLVLLYGTVAYAAHQVGLSIESLSFLPGYGLAIAAATMVGQSIGAGKYTRAKLENWEANRIAIAIMTCMGFIFFFFPYALLHAFTTDEAVIELGIMFLKIVALLQIPLALTMVLAGSLRGAGDTRFIMGATMIGMWGVRVPLALIAALWMRQSVLLIWAAMIADWTIRMGLLLWRYQSERWRQIQVIR
- a CDS encoding DUF2779 domain-containing protein, with amino-acid sequence METPNELFPTAVPPRLSKSKFLSGLQCHKRLYLEIHQPALATPPDASTRAILGMGTEIGVLAQQRFPGGVLVKAGFRQREAAVVETAGLLQDPTVPSIFEGAFEHDGVLVRVDILERVQTGSGESPSWRLIEVKSSTRVKDIHLDDLAIQSFIVQGSGVNLEATCLMHINTGYRYDGGVVDLRALFSVEHVSEALTARRMLVLERLAAMKSMLLGVQAPPIEPDQHCHSPYECPFWAHCTKDKPPRWIYHLPGKKEMVSQLVRQGVTTIDEIPEGVRLSDAQQKVKNNVEWVSSELGSLLHSLRYPIHHLDAETVMLAVPRFPSTRPYQALPVQWSNHIELESGEVVHQEFLHNEASEPRRRWAEALIESLGESGSILVYSAYEAGLIRQLADMFPEFRSAFREIGKRLWDLLPVIKEHYYHPAFNGSYSIKSVLPAVVPSLGYGDLAIQEGGHAAAEYYRMVFVETDWVERETIREALLRYCARDTLAMVELRRTLKTKAGIRPGNTAEAS
- a CDS encoding choice-of-anchor L family PEP-CTERM protein: MMHLRSTLFALLLGIGMLWSTWAFALTIAPTTNTSALGAALGGGGLLTINSVTINNGASSQFGTYTGFTSPPVTIGDGVVLSTGQVVQTTPGFNNGLQGPGSTPSTNTGQPGTAAFDAYGAGNIENFSDSNDVASMTVAFTLSAPSQVGFDFIFGSIEHPEFTSDFTDAFLAFLNGSASANQIVFDAANNPVQVGVSFASALTTSDTNTAFGDPHGLVKLQTFTFNQLSAGSHTLNFQVGDVNDHILDSAVFISNFRAEAGTPGTTPTVPEPSTVLLLGAGLVALGFARYRMSVPRGRG